The genomic region CACCAGCGCCCGCATGCTGGCAGATAGCAGGCCAGAGTGTTCGGCAACGCCCACACCTAACATGGCGACCAGCACTGTGCCGAGAGGCGCGAAACTGGTGAAGTTCGTCACCATTTCGGTCACTAGGCGTCTCAGGCCCTCAGCGTTTAGCAGCGAATTAACAGCAATCCACTCCCCCTCATTTGCGGGGCGTGGGTCGGCCACCGAAACGCCTAATGCGCTAGCAATACCGCTGGCGATGACAACCGTTACACAGAGAATGGCAAACAGGGTGACGGGGTGGGGCAGTAGGTTGCCGAGCCATTCGACGCTATCGAGAAAGCGTGTAAAGGCCCCTCGTTTTAGGTTTTCTTCACGATTTTTTAGGTTTGTCATAGGGTTTATGTCGTTAGTGTGGGGTTTTTTAGTAAAAGTGCCCATAAGGCCTAGCGCGCGACACTACGTTGAAGCGAGGGATCGCGCAAATGGCTTTGCGTATAGCGACATATAAAAAATGAAATGCCGCCTTATGCGGGCTGTTAAACCGAATAAAGGCGGCGGGTATAGACGGCTAAGGAAAGAGTTACTGAGCGGCGTTGCGAGCTTTATGAATGCGCAGGGCGAGTAGCAGTAATTCCAGAGTGGCGATCAAAATTAAGCTATATCCAAGGAGTTCAACGACTTCTTCAGCAACGCTTTTGAAGGTTCCCGAATAACTCTCTTCAAGCACTGCGCGCCAAAAGTCTTGCCGACCATAGAGGCGTGAGAATATATAGGTCGTCAGCACGCCGGCAGTGAACAAGCCAAAGGCAAATGTATTGCTATAGTGAGCGAACTCTTCCAGAAAGCGACGACGATGAATAATGACCCAAGCCAAAGAGGGAACGATAATGAGAGCAACCAATATCTTCCACATGTGCCGAGCCACGTAGGTATCAAGAAAGTGATCCTGTTCACGCACCAGCGAAGCAGCGACAAAAGCCAACAGTAGCAGCGTGACAGTGGGCCACACCTTAAGGATATGGCGGATATAAATCAGCATTGCGCAGCACGTAGCCAGCACTAGTGTTTGGGTGAACTCAGTAAAACCTAGCTCTGAAAATCGCACGTTGGGAAGGTAAAGCGCTTCAAGATAAGCACCTTGGGCAATGGCGCCAATAAATAAAACGTATAGCACTGCACGCACGAGGATAGTTTGAAATCCTATCGGCCAAGCAGGGGGAGAAGGCATACCAACATCCTTTGTATGTAGGCTGAGTCATTATCTGCATGTGATACATGCATAGGTGAATGTTCATTATATCGTCACACTTATATGTTCGCACGTCGATATTGCGCTTATTAACGCGACATCTAGTCGTCGGCGCTACAACATGTTACCCAGGTAGGTATAAACAACGTGGTGAGGCGTTAAAGACATGGCAATTAGTGTATTTGATCTTTTCAGAATTGGGATTGGGCCCTCTAGCTCTCATACGGTTGGGCCAATGCGCGCCGCTAGTGCGTTCGCGGGGTCATTAAAAAAGCAGCCGCTAAGCCGTCTGGTGGTTCGGCTGCATGGCTCTCTAGCATCGACAGGTATTGGGCACGGCACCGACCGAGCGGTTGTTATGGGGCTGATGGGCGAAGCGCCGGAGACTATTGACCCTGATACCATCGAGTCACGCTTGAAGGCGCTTGACCAAGGTGCTCCGTTATCACTGCCGGGCGGTCAGGCGCTAACGTTTGATCGCCAGCGTGATATTGAGTGGGACGAGAGCTGCCTACCCTTTCACCCCAATGCAATGGTGCTGACCGCCTATCAAGGGGCGCACGTGGTGGCTGAAAATACGTATTACTCCTTAGGCGGCGGCTTCTACATTGATCAGGCAAGTGCCGATCAAGGCGGTATTGAGGAGGATGCAACAAGACTGCCTTACCCGTTTGAAACCGGCAATGAACTGCTTGAGCTATGCCAGACTCATGAGCTGCGAATCAGCCAGCTGATGCTGGAAAACGAGAAAGTGTGGCGTAGTGAAGAGGAAATTCGTCAACAGCTACTAACAATTTGGCAGGCCATGAGCGACAGTATTGATAATGGCCTAAAAGCATCGGGCTACCTGCCGGGCGGGCTTAACGTCAGGCGGCGCGCCAACTCATTGCATCAACAGCTGCTCTCACCACCCGCTAACCAGCGGCTAATTGTGTCTAGTTTTACGGTGATGGATTGGGTCAATCTTTTTGCCCTTGCAGTAAACGAGGAGAATGCTGCCGGAAGGCGTATGGTGACTGCGCCTACGAACGGCGCGGCGGGCATTGTGCCGGCGGTATTGGCTTATTACCGTAAGTTTGAGCCTGACGCCTGCGATGCGGACGTCGTGGACTTTTTATTGGCGGCAGGGGCGATCGGTATTTTGTGCAAGAAAAATGCCTCGATATCCGGCGCTGAAGTTGGCTGCCAAGGAGAAGTGGGCTCTGCCTGTGCCATGGCGGCGGCAGGGTTAGCAGAGGTATTAGGAGGCTCAGCAAAGCAGGTGGAAAACGCGGCCGAAATTGGCCTTGAACATAATCTGGGCCTGACCTGCGACCCAGTGGCGGGGTTAGTACAGGTGCCCTGTATTGAGCGTAATGCGATTGCCTCCGTAAAGGCCATTAACGCAGCGCGTATGGCGCTTCACGGCGACGGCGACCATTTTGTCTCGCTGGATAAGGTCATACGCACCATGCGCGATACCGGTCGCGATATGCAGGATAAATATAAAGAGACCTCCAAGGGGGGCTTGGCTGTCAATGCCATTGAGTGTTAAGTCAGCGAGTTAGATGGCAGCGTGGCCGTAATATTGTCGACCAAATAATCAACCAACTGGCGGATTTTGGGTGATAGATGGCGGTGGCGAGGGTAAACCGCCCACACGGCGGTATCGTTGTGTTGAAAGGGCTCCAGTACCGAGATCAGCTCGCCACTGGCCAGGTAGGGGGCCACATAATAGTCCGGTAGCTGGGCTAGCCCCAGCCCTTTGCGCGCGGCATCCAGCAGTGCGGGGCCGGAATTTCCGCTCCAGCAGCCTTCCACCCGCACCTCGCGGCGCTGGCCATGAACCTCAAAAAGCCAGCTGGGACGCGAGCCAATCAAGCAGCGGTGTTGGCTCAATTCTGAAAGGGTATGCGGCCTAGGCGCCTGGCGAAAATAGGCACGCGACCCCACGATATACTCCCGCCGTTCGCAGAGCCTGCGCGCAATTAAACTAGAGTCCTTGAGTACACCCATGCGTATAGCAATATCGTAGCCTTCCTCGATTAGCTCCACAGGGCGATTAGTAAAATGCATGTGTACATCTAGCTGAGGGTGCAAGCGTTGGAAATCATTGACCAGTGGCGCAATGTAGCGCTCGCCAAACGTGGTGGCAGAGGTCAGTTTCAATAGCCCTCGTGGGTTGGCCTGTAACTCGCTAATAGCTTGTTCGGCATCCCGCAAGCCGTCAAATAAGTGGCGGCAGTGCTCGACGTAAATAGCGCCTGCATCGGTTAAGCGAATTTGTCGGGTGGTGCGATATAAAAGCTGCACGCCCAACTGATTTTCAAGTTGGCTAACGAGTCGACTGATATGCGAGGTGGAGACTTTTAAATGCCGAGCGGCAGCTGAAAATGTGCCTAGTCTCACCACCTCTACAAAGGCTTCGATGCGGTCCCAGCGCTGCATGGACGCTCCTGATAAACGGTTATTGTTGCTCAGTGACAATAATCTTATGAGTGTATCCCGCTTTATCCGAGTCGACTAGCTGACCTACACTGCAACTCACCAAGGTTGATACCCAAATTAAATATCCGACATTGATTGATACTGTTTAGGAGATAGCACAATGAAATCACGTGCCGCCGTTGCATTAGAAGCAGGCAAGCCGCTTGAACTGGTTGAAATTGATGTGGAAGGCCCGAAGGCGGGTGAAGTGCTTGTCAAGATGGCTGCTACCAGCGTTTGCCACACGGATGCTTACACGCTTTCTGGCGCTGACCCTGAGGGAAATTTCCCTGCGGTACTCGGTCATGAAGGGGCGGGCGTTGTTCAAGAAGTGGGCGAAGGCGTCACGAGTGTCAAACCGGGTGATCATGTCATCCCGCTTTACACCGCCGAGTGCGGCAAGTGCAAATTCTGTTTGTCGGGTAAAACCAACCTGTGCGGCAGCGTTCGTGCGACCCAAGGGAAGGGCGTTATGCCTGACGGCACGTCGCGTTTCTCCCTTGACGGTAAAATGCTCCATCACTATATGGGCACCTCCACGTTCAGTGAGTACACCGTGTTGCCGGAAGTCTCGCTGGCGGTGGTCTCCAAAGAAGCGCCCATGGATAAAATTTGCCTATTGGGCTGCGGTGTCACGACAGGTATTGGGGCCGTGCTCAACACTGCCAAAGTAGAGCCGGGATCGACCATTGCCGTGTTTGGCCTGGGCGCCATTGGCTTGGCGGTGATTCAGGGAGCGGTAATGGCCAAGGCGTCGAAGATTATTGCTATCGATGTTAATCCTGATAAATTTGAACTAGCTAAGCAGTTTGGGGCCACCGATTTTGTGAACCCGAAAGAGTACAGCGATCCTATTCAGCAGGTGATTGTCGACATGACCGACGGCGGCGTCGACTACTCGTTCGAGTGTATCGGTAACGTCAACGTAATGCGTTCTGCGCTTGAGTGTTGTCATAAAGGTTGGGGCGAATCGATCATCATCGGCGTGGCCGGTGCCGGAGAGGAAATCTCAACGCGTCCTTTCCAACTGGTCACTGGGCGCGTGTGGAAAGGCTCAGCGTTTGGCGGCGTAAAAGGTCGCAGTGAACTGCCGGGCTACGTGGACCGTTATATGAGCGGCGAGCTCAATATAGACGACTTTATTACCCACGATATGCCGTTTGAGAAGATTAACGAGGCGTTTGAGCTGCTCCATGCGGGCAAGAGCATTCGTACCGTGCTGCATTACTGAGTATTATCTATTAAAGCGTACCGGGTAAACGAACGCGGTAGGGTAACCTGCCGCGTTTTCATCTTTAAAGGAGCCTGCCCATGAGCATGAGCGAAACGTTAGAACTGGTGTCGGCTAACCGCAGCTTTGGTGGTTGGCATAAGCGCTATCGCCACTACTCCCGCGCGCTGGACTGCGACATGGTCTTTGCGGTGTACTTACCGCCACAGGCCGAAAACGAGCGGGTACCGCTACTTTGGTGGTTGTCGGGCTTGACCTGTAACGACGAAAACTTTATGCAAAAGGCGGGTGCTCACCGTCTTGCCGCAGAGTTGGGCGTGGCAATTGTGTGCCCTGATACCAGCCCGCGGGGTACCGACTTGCCAGGTGAGCACGATAGCTACGATCTCGGCTCAGGGGCAGGCTTTTACGTTAATGCTACCCAGGCGCCATGGAAGTCCAACTACCGCATGTATGACTATGTAGTCGAAGAGTTGCCTTCGGTCGTGCGCCAGCACTTCCCGGTGAACGGACGCGAATCGATCAGCGGCCACTCAATGGGGGGGCACGGGGCGTTGATTCTTGCGCTGCGCCACCCTGGCAGATTCCGCTCGGTTTCGGCGTTTGCTCCTGTCGTTAATCCCATGAACTGTCCCTGGGGGCAAAAAGCATTCGCCAGCTATCTGGGCGATGATACGTCCCGCTGGCGCCAATATGATGCTTGCGAACTGGTGGCTAACGGTGCTTCCCGACAGCGGCTGTTTATCGACCAAGGCGAAGCAGATCAATTCTTAGAAGAGCAGCTAATGCCTGAGCGTTTAGAGGCCGTTTGCGAAGAGCATGATCACCCGCTTACGATGCGTCGCCAGCCTGGTTACGATCATAGCTACTTCTTTATCGCCTCGTTCATTGAGGATCATTTGCGTTATCATGCGGAACACCTCATGAAGCGCTAAGGATACCGAAATGCTCAATTGCGCGCTGCGCCGTTTTCTTCGCCTGCTATGGCGTCTTGTTTGGCGTACCGCGTTGGCGTTTGTCGTGCTTTCTGTGGGATTCGTGCTGCTATTTCGCTTTGTGCCTCCCCCGGGTTCCATGGTGATGGTGGAGCGTAAAATTCAAAGCTGGGTAAACAGTGAGCCGATCACTATCAACCGCCAATGGCGCAGTTGGGATGATCTGTCCAGTAATGCCAAACTTGCGGTGATTGCAGCTGAGGATCAGCGTTTCCCCCTTCATCGCGGTTTTGACGTTGTTGAACTGCGCCGTGCTTGGCAAGCGAGCCGTGACGGTTCACGATTACGCGGGGCCAGTACGCTCAGCCAGCAGACCGCGAAAAATGTTTTTTTATGGAGCGGCCGCAGCTGGGTACGCAAAGGTCTTGAGGCATGGTTTACGCTGCTGATTGAAATGCTGTGGAGTAAGCAGCGCATTCTTGAGGTGTATTTAAACGTCGCCGAATGGGACACCGGAGTGTTTGGTTTGGAAGCGGCAGCTGGCCACTACTTTGGTGCTTCTGGCAGTGCCTTGACCGAGCGTCAAGCAAGTCTTTTGGCGGCGATCCTTCCCAGCCCACGTACGCGCAGCGCCTCTCGGCCGGATGCTCAGGTAGAGCGCCGCAGCCAGTGGATACGTCAGCAAATGCGCAACCTTGGCGGCACGCGTTATCTGGAGCAGCTTTAATCGTATTTTTCGTCGGCGACTTTCGGCAACTTCTCCACCTGAGGACGAGCAAAGTAATAGCCCTGCTGAACCGGAATGCCTAATGCCAGCAAGCAGCGCGACTCTTCACGTGTTTCGATACCTTCGGCCACCAAATGTATGCCCAATGCGTCTGCGAGAGCGACCAAGCTTTTCAGGATAGCCTGCCGCCGCTTGCTAGCGTTGCAACCCATGACCAGTTCGCGGTCGATTTTTAGCGTGTTCGGGCGGAGATCCGTCAATAAGTCAAGGTTGGCGTAGCCGTTGCCAAAGTCATCCAGCGAGGTGCTAAAACCCATTCGGTGATAGCTCTCGATGATTGAGCGCATGTGCTCACGATCAACCACTCGCTCAGTTTCAGTGATTTCAAAGTTAAGGCGCTCGGTTGGCCAGCCTACCCGTTGTGACGCCTCAAGCGTTGCCTGAATACAGGCCTCCGGCTCATAGACCGCGTTAGGTAAAAAATTAATCGATAGCCGCTCCTGCATGCCGAGTGCGCTGGCAAGCTCTATTGCTTTTACTCGGCACTCCTGGTCAAAGCGATACATCAATTCATCGGTGACTTGCTCAAGAATCGAGAAGGCTGACTCCCCGTTGAGGCCTCGCACCAATGCTTCGTAATAAACGATGCGGCGTTTTTCAACATCCACAATGGGTTGAAATGCCATGGTGAAGGCAAAAGGAACCTTAGTGTCACAACGGTTGCAGACTCCGTTCACTCTGGCGCAGTGAGGTTGTGCTGTCATGGTTGTCCAAACCTTAGAAGTTTCATTGCTGTTATTAATTACTTATTTTGTGGCTGGCCGTACTGTCAAAATCACTCCCGCAATAGTGACCGCCATACCTATCAGTCCGAGCAGTGGCAAACGTTCATCAAATAGCCACCACGCCTGTAGGGCGGTAACCGGTGGCACTAGATAAAAAAGACTCGCTACTCGCGAAGCTTCCCCCTTTTTTATCAAGGCCATTAACAGCAGGATAGCGGCAATTGAGAGAATCAGCACCAGCCAACCAAGCGTAAGAATAAATGTTGTACCCCACTGCACGTCTCGGCTTTCAAATAGCAACGCTCCGATGCCCAACAGCGTGCCAGCCGCCATGTACTGAACCACCGCTCCTGACAGTAGCGGCATGCTGGTGCAGTAGCGCTTTTGATAAAGCGTGCCCAGGGAGATGCCTAACAACGCGGCAATAACGCTAAAAAGGGCGCCAAGGCCGAACCCATCAAACAGCGAACTGCCCAGCTCCAGTTTACTTCCCAGTACCAAGCTAATCCCGAGAAGCCCAAGTAACAGGCCCATCCACTGGCGGATACTTAAGCGTTCACCCAGCAGCGGCCCAGCACAGGCGGCGGTTAGTAGCGGCTGTAAACCCACTAAAAGCGCTGCAAGACCGGCGGGCATGCCCAGATAAATGCCATAAAACACCCCGCCCAGGTACGTACCATGCACCAGTAAACCAGAAACCCCGATATGCGCCCATAACCTAGGTGAAGTGGGCCAAGAAATACCCATGAAATGAATAAGAGGAATCAGTACCAGCAGGGTCAAGACAAAGCGGATAAAGAGAAACGTGAAAGGTTCCGCGTAGGGCAGGCCAAATTTTGCGCCAATAAAGCCGGTACTCCAAAGTAAAACAAACACGATGGGCATGGCCGCCAGGCCAAGGGAGGATACGTTTATACGATTGATGTTTTTTAAAGAATTGAACATAAGGTCTCGATTAGCCCCCTGGTGATTGTTTGATTACTTTTTGTTACTTAAAATCACTCTAAAATTTGAACTTGAGCCTGAACAACGCGTCACAGGGCCACATTCATAAAGCGCCAATGAGGTTTCTTATTATGCAACGCATGACTGCTCTGTTTTCTGCTGCTCTTCTTGCTACCGGCCTTCTTGCAGGTACTGCACATGCCCAGCAGACCCAAGATCCAGCACAAGACCCGATGGCGGCACAGCAAGCGCCAGCTCAGGACTTCTCTGATCAGCAGTTACAGCAGTTTGCCGATGCTGCCCAAGAAATTGCCGTGATCTCGCAAGAGTACACGCAGCGTCTGCAGGAAGCAGAGGGTGAAGCTGCACAGCAGGAAGTTCGTGCCGAGGCCAACGATCGTATGATTGATATTGTTGAAGATAGCGGTTTAGATGTGGACACCTTCAATGCCATTGGTCAGTCTATTCAGCAAGACCCAGAAATGATGCAGCGTGTTCAAGAGATGGCTGGTCAATCCTAAGGAGCAATCCTAAGGACAGTAGCTGCTTAAAAAGCTTTGTCCTAAAAGCTCGGTACTAAAATATTAGTACTAACGTAACGACAGACACGTAAAGATAGTGACAGATTTTCCTTAACCAGCGAAGTATCTGCCCACTAAATCTTTACTGTCACCAAAGCCCGGCACATAAGTGCCGGGCTTTTTTTGGCTGTCAGGGTTTACGCTGCCCCCTAACCCCGCCAAACTTCAAGTAGAAATAGGCGATTGATATAGCCAAGGTGAATTTTGAAAGGTGCCCGGATAGGGAGAGGAGGTTGCATGGAGGTAGAACTGTTAGAGATACGTCAGCATATGGGACAGTTCCCACCCTTTGACGGCCTATCCGATGAGCTACTGGATGCCATTGCCACGGAAGTTGAAGTTCGCTACTTCAAAACGGGCAGCGAGATTCTGACGCTTGATCAAACGCTTGATGAGCTCTGTTATATCCGCAGCGGCGCGGTGGAGGTCTATCGCCGCCAGGGAGAGCTGTATAATCGCTTAGGCGAAGGGGACATATTTGGCCACTTTAGCTTACTGCGAAACCATAAAGTACGGTTGCCCGCTACCGCCATAGAAGACACCCTGATTTATTTTATTTCCGGCACCGTTTTTAAACGCCTCTGCGAGGAGGATGACAACTTTGCCGATTTTGTAGAACTGGAGCGCCCACGTTTAGAGACAGCGGCAGAGCAGCAAAAAAAATCTAACGACATGATGGTCTCGCGTATCCGCAAACTGGTAAGCCGCTATCCAGTGATGGTGCCGTCAACGACAAGCGTCCAAGAAGCTGCCAAACAAATTGGCGCTGCCCAAGCGTCTGCCGTTCTGGTCATTGATGAAGGCAGCAGTCATCCCCGCTATAGCTTTCAAGATAGCGAAGGCAAAACTTGGCAGATGTGCGGCATCCTCACGGATAGTGACTTCCGTACTCGCGTTGTTGCAGAAGGTCTGTCGCCGCAAACGCCGATTGGTGAGGTGGTGTCTGAGCGGCTGATAACCGTTCAGTCAGATGCATCCATCTATGAAGCCATGTTAACGATGCTACGCAACAATGTGCACCATTTACCGGTGCTCTACCGTCAGCGCCCCGTCGGGGTGGTGCATCTCTCTGACATCATTCGCTATGAAACCCATAGCGGGCTCTACCTGGTAAGTAATATCTTCAATCAATCCAGCGCTCAGGGGCTAGCTAAGCTATTACCCGATGTGCGTGCCGCCTTTGTGCGTATGGTGCAAGAGGGTGCCAATTCGCAAATGGTGGGCAGCGCCTTATCAACCATTGGACGTAGCTTTACCCGGCGGCTGCTAGAGTTGGCGGAAGAGTCACTAGGCCCGCCCCCCGTGCCTTACTGCTTTATGGTCAATGGTTCCATGGCTCGGAACGAGCAGAGTATCGTTACCGATCAAGACAACGCGCTTATTTTGTCCGATGACTTTAATCCAGAAGAACATGACGCCTATTTTCACGCGCTGGCCGCATTTGTAAGCGATGGCTTAGATGCCTGTGGTTATACGTACTGTAAAGGCGACGTGATGGCCACTAACCGCCAATGGCGTCAACCGCTGCGGGTATGGAAAGGCTACTTTAAAGACTGGATGGCAAACCCAACCCCCGAAAAGTTGCTGCACAGTTCTATCTTTTTTGATTTAGACAGTATCTACGGAGAGGATCACTTCGTAGAAGCGCTGCAGGACTTAATCGCCGAGACGGCTCCACAAACGCCGCTGTTTTTGGCTGCTATGGCGCGCAACGCCCTCAATCGCACACCGCCGCTAGGCTTCTTCCGCACGTTCGTGATGGAAAAGGATGGT from Halomonas sp. 7T harbors:
- a CDS encoding L-serine ammonia-lyase, which codes for MAISVFDLFRIGIGPSSSHTVGPMRAASAFAGSLKKQPLSRLVVRLHGSLASTGIGHGTDRAVVMGLMGEAPETIDPDTIESRLKALDQGAPLSLPGGQALTFDRQRDIEWDESCLPFHPNAMVLTAYQGAHVVAENTYYSLGGGFYIDQASADQGGIEEDATRLPYPFETGNELLELCQTHELRISQLMLENEKVWRSEEEIRQQLLTIWQAMSDSIDNGLKASGYLPGGLNVRRRANSLHQQLLSPPANQRLIVSSFTVMDWVNLFALAVNEENAAGRRMVTAPTNGAAGIVPAVLAYYRKFEPDACDADVVDFLLAAGAIGILCKKNASISGAEVGCQGEVGSACAMAAAGLAEVLGGSAKQVENAAEIGLEHNLGLTCDPVAGLVQVPCIERNAIASVKAINAARMALHGDGDHFVSLDKVIRTMRDTGRDMQDKYKETSKGGLAVNAIEC
- a CDS encoding LysR family transcriptional regulator — encoded protein: MQRWDRIEAFVEVVRLGTFSAAARHLKVSTSHISRLVSQLENQLGVQLLYRTTRQIRLTDAGAIYVEHCRHLFDGLRDAEQAISELQANPRGLLKLTSATTFGERYIAPLVNDFQRLHPQLDVHMHFTNRPVELIEEGYDIAIRMGVLKDSSLIARRLCERREYIVGSRAYFRQAPRPHTLSELSQHRCLIGSRPSWLFEVHGQRREVRVEGCWSGNSGPALLDAARKGLGLAQLPDYYVAPYLASGELISVLEPFQHNDTAVWAVYPRHRHLSPKIRQLVDYLVDNITATLPSNSLT
- a CDS encoding S-(hydroxymethyl)glutathione dehydrogenase/class III alcohol dehydrogenase, which encodes MKSRAAVALEAGKPLELVEIDVEGPKAGEVLVKMAATSVCHTDAYTLSGADPEGNFPAVLGHEGAGVVQEVGEGVTSVKPGDHVIPLYTAECGKCKFCLSGKTNLCGSVRATQGKGVMPDGTSRFSLDGKMLHHYMGTSTFSEYTVLPEVSLAVVSKEAPMDKICLLGCGVTTGIGAVLNTAKVEPGSTIAVFGLGAIGLAVIQGAVMAKASKIIAIDVNPDKFELAKQFGATDFVNPKEYSDPIQQVIVDMTDGGVDYSFECIGNVNVMRSALECCHKGWGESIIIGVAGAGEEISTRPFQLVTGRVWKGSAFGGVKGRSELPGYVDRYMSGELNIDDFITHDMPFEKINEAFELLHAGKSIRTVLHY
- the fghA gene encoding S-formylglutathione hydrolase, encoding MSMSETLELVSANRSFGGWHKRYRHYSRALDCDMVFAVYLPPQAENERVPLLWWLSGLTCNDENFMQKAGAHRLAAELGVAIVCPDTSPRGTDLPGEHDSYDLGSGAGFYVNATQAPWKSNYRMYDYVVEELPSVVRQHFPVNGRESISGHSMGGHGALILALRHPGRFRSVSAFAPVVNPMNCPWGQKAFASYLGDDTSRWRQYDACELVANGASRQRLFIDQGEADQFLEEQLMPERLEAVCEEHDHPLTMRRQPGYDHSYFFIASFIEDHLRYHAEHLMKR
- the mtgA gene encoding monofunctional biosynthetic peptidoglycan transglycosylase is translated as MLNCALRRFLRLLWRLVWRTALAFVVLSVGFVLLFRFVPPPGSMVMVERKIQSWVNSEPITINRQWRSWDDLSSNAKLAVIAAEDQRFPLHRGFDVVELRRAWQASRDGSRLRGASTLSQQTAKNVFLWSGRSWVRKGLEAWFTLLIEMLWSKQRILEVYLNVAEWDTGVFGLEAAAGHYFGASGSALTERQASLLAAILPSPRTRSASRPDAQVERRSQWIRQQMRNLGGTRYLEQL
- a CDS encoding EAL domain-containing protein gives rise to the protein MAFQPIVDVEKRRIVYYEALVRGLNGESAFSILEQVTDELMYRFDQECRVKAIELASALGMQERLSINFLPNAVYEPEACIQATLEASQRVGWPTERLNFEITETERVVDREHMRSIIESYHRMGFSTSLDDFGNGYANLDLLTDLRPNTLKIDRELVMGCNASKRRQAILKSLVALADALGIHLVAEGIETREESRCLLALGIPVQQGYYFARPQVEKLPKVADEKYD
- a CDS encoding DMT family transporter, which encodes MFNSLKNINRINVSSLGLAAMPIVFVLLWSTGFIGAKFGLPYAEPFTFLFIRFVLTLLVLIPLIHFMGISWPTSPRLWAHIGVSGLLVHGTYLGGVFYGIYLGMPAGLAALLVGLQPLLTAACAGPLLGERLSIRQWMGLLLGLLGISLVLGSKLELGSSLFDGFGLGALFSVIAALLGISLGTLYQKRYCTSMPLLSGAVVQYMAAGTLLGIGALLFESRDVQWGTTFILTLGWLVLILSIAAILLLMALIKKGEASRVASLFYLVPPVTALQAWWLFDERLPLLGLIGMAVTIAGVILTVRPATK
- a CDS encoding DUF4168 domain-containing protein; translated protein: MQRMTALFSAALLATGLLAGTAHAQQTQDPAQDPMAAQQAPAQDFSDQQLQQFADAAQEIAVISQEYTQRLQEAEGEAAQQEVRAEANDRMIDIVEDSGLDVDTFNAIGQSIQQDPEMMQRVQEMAGQS
- a CDS encoding DUF294 nucleotidyltransferase-like domain-containing protein, with translation MEVELLEIRQHMGQFPPFDGLSDELLDAIATEVEVRYFKTGSEILTLDQTLDELCYIRSGAVEVYRRQGELYNRLGEGDIFGHFSLLRNHKVRLPATAIEDTLIYFISGTVFKRLCEEDDNFADFVELERPRLETAAEQQKKSNDMMVSRIRKLVSRYPVMVPSTTSVQEAAKQIGAAQASAVLVIDEGSSHPRYSFQDSEGKTWQMCGILTDSDFRTRVVAEGLSPQTPIGEVVSERLITVQSDASIYEAMLTMLRNNVHHLPVLYRQRPVGVVHLSDIIRYETHSGLYLVSNIFNQSSAQGLAKLLPDVRAAFVRMVQEGANSQMVGSALSTIGRSFTRRLLELAEESLGPPPVPYCFMVNGSMARNEQSIVTDQDNALILSDDFNPEEHDAYFHALAAFVSDGLDACGYTYCKGDVMATNRQWRQPLRVWKGYFKDWMANPTPEKLLHSSIFFDLDSIYGEDHFVEALQDLIAETAPQTPLFLAAMARNALNRTPPLGFFRTFVMEKDGKHNNSINLKRRGTAPMVDLIRVHALACGSKAQNSFQRLDNISKTQLLATGVSDKLSYALEFLCMSRIRHQVIDLEEDRMPDNNIEPENVEDSERHTLKDAFQVLSNAQKFLKFRYPMPAQRQGR